In Prochlorococcus marinus str. MIT 1214, one DNA window encodes the following:
- a CDS encoding low molecular weight protein-tyrosine-phosphatase: MVKKILFVCLGNICRSPAAEGVFKQKIKERDLEKFFVVDSAGTGGWHVGNLADPRMRETALSRGIELTSRSRKIEESDLYEFDHILVMDNDNLDAVKSLIKDHKNPVNSKIKLILSYSNNTQLEEVPDPYYGGQNGFDKVIDLLDDAMNGFIDYLMD, from the coding sequence ATGGTAAAAAAAATTCTTTTTGTTTGTTTAGGAAACATTTGCCGTTCTCCTGCGGCCGAAGGTGTCTTTAAGCAAAAAATTAAAGAGAGAGATTTAGAAAAATTTTTTGTAGTTGATTCTGCAGGAACTGGTGGTTGGCATGTTGGGAATCTAGCGGATCCACGTATGAGAGAAACAGCATTATCAAGAGGTATAGAACTGACCAGTAGATCGAGAAAAATCGAAGAAAGTGATTTATATGAATTTGATCATATCTTGGTTATGGATAATGATAATCTTGATGCTGTTAAATCATTAATTAAAGATCATAAGAATCCTGTAAACTCTAAAATCAAACTTATTCTAAGTTACTCAAACAATACTCAATTAGAAGAAGTCCCTGATCCTTATTATGGTGGTCAAAATGGCTTTGATAAGGTTATAGATTTACTTGATGATGCTATGAATGGATTCATAGATTATCTAATGGATTAG
- a CDS encoding heme oxygenase (biliverdin-producing), with the protein MAVALARQLREGTKKSHTMAENTGFISCFLKGVVDKSSYRNLLADLYLVYSAMEEEIEKLCANSHPIISPIGFKELFRKEKLEQDLSFYFGSKWSELAKPSKPAVEYEARIREIAKENPELLIGHHYSRYIGDLSGGQLLKTITKKAMNLAGDEGLSFYIFEEIRDEKEFKIKYRNTLDNLPIDQKMADSIIEEANRSFKYNMDIFNELEGNLIAAIGKVLFRFFANKERKGSTE; encoded by the coding sequence ATGGCAGTAGCCTTGGCTAGGCAACTTCGTGAAGGGACCAAAAAGTCTCATACGATGGCTGAAAATACAGGTTTTATAAGTTGTTTTCTCAAGGGAGTAGTTGATAAGTCCTCCTATAGAAATTTATTAGCTGATTTATATCTTGTTTACTCTGCGATGGAGGAAGAGATAGAAAAACTTTGTGCAAACTCTCATCCGATAATTTCTCCAATTGGATTTAAAGAGCTTTTTCGTAAGGAAAAATTGGAACAAGATCTGTCCTTCTACTTTGGTAGTAAGTGGTCTGAATTAGCAAAGCCCTCTAAGCCAGCTGTCGAATATGAAGCAAGAATTAGAGAAATTGCTAAAGAGAATCCTGAACTTTTAATTGGGCATCATTACAGCAGATATATAGGTGACTTGTCTGGGGGACAGCTTTTGAAAACCATCACTAAAAAAGCTATGAATCTTGCTGGTGATGAGGGACTTAGCTTTTATATTTTTGAGGAAATTAGAGATGAAAAAGAATTTAAAATCAAGTATCGAAATACTTTAGATAATCTTCCTATAGATCAAAAGATGGCAGATTCAATTATTGAAGAAGCAAATAGATCTTTTAAATATAATATGGATATTTTTAATGAATTGGAAGGAAATTTAATCGCTGCTATAGGAAAAGTTTTATTTAGATTTTTTGCAAATAAAGAGCGCAAAGGTAGTACCGAGTAA
- a CDS encoding four-carbon acid sugar kinase family protein: MKIIIFDDDPTGSQTVYGCPLLLNWDEQTLEQAFTKSSPLIFILANTRSLSSVLAVKKTREICSAIKNFFLRKGYSKDDYFFISRGDSTLRGHGVLEPAILAEELGPFHATFHIPAFLEGGRTTENGIHYLNGIPVHTTDFGRDNIFGFSTSDLAKWIEEKSFGKIKVKNILHVDIKLLDMAFNNEDGFKSLLSFLSKLENNISVVVDSKFPHHLEILARAIKTVSKEKRFLFRSAASFINSLSGLTPNPKDTADLVALRSKNNEFEYKPGLIIVGSHMKLATDQLEVLLKDNSCEGLEIPVSKLVDIFALEDCQQAILELEDILLSKINDILDIKKVPVLYTTREEMKFSSDYKRMNFGLELAEFMAILVRKITNKLGYIISKGGITTQILLQKGLNFNQVDLKGQILPGLSIVKSNSDKYDLPVVTFPGNLGNEKTLLESFRLMELDS; the protein is encoded by the coding sequence ATGAAAATAATTATTTTTGATGATGATCCAACTGGATCTCAAACTGTTTATGGATGTCCATTACTATTAAATTGGGATGAACAAACTCTAGAGCAAGCATTTACAAAATCTTCGCCTTTGATATTTATACTTGCGAACACAAGATCCTTATCTTCTGTTTTGGCTGTTAAGAAAACAAGAGAAATATGTTCAGCTATTAAGAATTTTTTTTTAAGAAAAGGATATTCCAAAGATGATTATTTTTTTATTAGTAGAGGTGATTCAACATTACGTGGTCATGGTGTTTTGGAACCAGCAATTCTTGCGGAAGAATTAGGACCATTTCATGCAACATTTCACATTCCAGCTTTTTTGGAAGGTGGAAGAACAACTGAAAACGGTATTCATTACCTAAATGGGATACCTGTCCATACTACTGATTTTGGTCGTGATAATATTTTTGGATTTTCTACAAGTGATTTAGCTAAATGGATTGAAGAAAAAAGTTTTGGAAAGATAAAGGTTAAGAATATCTTGCACGTTGATATTAAATTATTAGATATGGCTTTTAATAATGAAGATGGTTTTAAATCTCTTTTAAGCTTTTTGTCTAAATTAGAAAATAATATTTCAGTAGTTGTGGATTCTAAATTTCCTCATCATTTAGAAATACTAGCTAGGGCGATTAAAACAGTTTCTAAAGAAAAAAGATTTCTTTTCAGATCAGCAGCAAGCTTTATCAACTCTTTATCTGGTTTAACACCTAACCCTAAAGATACTGCAGATTTAGTAGCTTTAAGATCAAAAAATAATGAGTTTGAATATAAGCCAGGTTTGATAATTGTTGGTTCTCATATGAAATTAGCGACAGATCAATTAGAGGTTTTATTGAAAGATAATTCCTGTGAAGGTTTAGAAATACCAGTCAGCAAATTAGTTGATATTTTTGCTTTAGAAGACTGTCAACAGGCAATCTTAGAGTTAGAGGATATTCTATTATCGAAAATAAATGATATTTTGGATATAAAAAAAGTACCTGTTTTATATACTACTCGAGAAGAAATGAAGTTTTCCTCTGACTATAAAAGAATGAATTTTGGACTTGAACTTGCAGAATTTATGGCAATTCTAGTAAGAAAAATAACTAACAAGTTGGGATACATTATTAGTAAAGGAGGTATTACAACACAAATCTTGCTTCAAAAAGGGTTGAATTTTAATCAAGTAGATTTAAAAGGGCAAATATTACCAGGATTGTCAATAGTAAAAAGTAATTCTGATAAATATGATTTACCAGTAGTTACTTTTCCCGGTAATCTAGGCAATGAGAAAACACTTCTAGAATCCTTTAGATTAATGGAGTTAGATTCTTAA
- a CDS encoding 15,16-dihydrobiliverdin:ferredoxin oxidoreductase, with product MFEDLLSELTKNILEHGGKKLIVRDEFCERVSKKGGYKLNSWLWDVPGFRRWRVTRLDAGEHLQVLNSVAYPHDDNDMPIMGIDLLWFEKKEKLVAILDFQPLVQDKEYIDRYFDGLKSLKESFHEFNSDMKSNIYDPNKYFSPWTLFCKGGNFEAENILPKVFRSFLKCYWVNLDLSKVNGNYIKSQEISLLHIDYNKYSAEKDPAHGLFSGFFGKEWSEKYMNEFLFPLSL from the coding sequence ATGTTTGAAGATCTTTTAAGTGAGTTAACAAAAAATATTCTTGAACATGGTGGTAAAAAGTTGATTGTTCGGGATGAATTTTGTGAACGCGTTTCTAAAAAAGGCGGTTATAAACTGAATAGTTGGTTATGGGATGTTCCTGGATTTCGAAGATGGAGAGTGACTAGATTGGACGCAGGAGAACATCTTCAAGTATTAAATTCAGTTGCTTACCCTCATGACGACAACGATATGCCAATTATGGGTATTGATCTTTTGTGGTTTGAGAAAAAAGAAAAGTTAGTTGCTATTCTTGATTTTCAGCCTCTTGTGCAAGATAAAGAATATATTGATAGATACTTTGATGGCTTAAAAAGCCTAAAAGAATCTTTTCATGAGTTTAATTCTGATATGAAAAGTAATATATATGATCCAAACAAGTACTTCTCTCCATGGACTCTATTTTGTAAAGGTGGTAATTTTGAAGCGGAAAATATTTTACCAAAAGTTTTTAGATCTTTTCTTAAATGTTATTGGGTAAATCTTGATTTATCTAAAGTTAATGGAAATTATATTAAATCTCAAGAAATTAGCTTATTGCATATAGATTATAATAAATATAGCGCTGAAAAAGATCCTGCTCATGGTTTATTTTCTGGCTTTTTTGGTAAAGAATGGTCAGAGAAATATATGAATGAGTTTTTATTTCCTTTAAGCTTATAA
- a CDS encoding galactose mutarotase yields the protein MAVSFEKKTNPYPHWEYSNPEFDSLIRIVPERGGLITEWLSEGKELLYFDLERFLDKDKSVRGGIPILFPICGDLPEGYLISGKKYFLKQHGFARDLPWSISLLKDTLGIRLKLSDTNQTRSYFPFFFTLLMDVCLKEKSLQISVKIYNQGHESMPFSFGLHPYFQISNLQKIKIDGLPEKCIDQTNMKVTHASDQIRILDKGVDFLSYPSCSVKLFDYLSRNVIELIHQEPMDTTVIWTDPPRRMVCLEPWTSPRNSLVTGDRKLEIKSEEYIELFTTFKYDSF from the coding sequence ATGGCTGTCAGTTTTGAGAAAAAGACAAACCCATATCCTCACTGGGAATATTCAAATCCTGAATTCGATTCATTAATTAGAATTGTCCCTGAAAGAGGAGGATTGATCACTGAATGGCTAAGCGAAGGGAAAGAACTTTTGTACTTCGATTTAGAGCGTTTTCTAGATAAAGATAAAAGTGTTAGAGGAGGAATACCGATCCTTTTCCCTATATGCGGTGATTTACCTGAAGGCTATTTGATATCTGGTAAGAAGTATTTTTTAAAACAGCATGGTTTTGCAAGGGATTTACCTTGGTCAATTAGTTTATTAAAAGATACATTAGGAATAAGGCTAAAACTTAGTGATACAAATCAAACACGTTCTTATTTTCCTTTTTTCTTCACCCTTTTGATGGATGTTTGCTTGAAGGAAAAAAGTCTTCAAATATCTGTTAAAATTTATAATCAGGGGCATGAGTCTATGCCTTTTAGTTTTGGCCTTCATCCATATTTTCAGATTTCAAATTTACAAAAAATAAAGATAGACGGGTTACCTGAAAAATGTATTGATCAAACTAATATGAAAGTTACTCATGCTTCTGACCAGATTAGAATTTTAGATAAAGGAGTTGATTTCCTTTCTTATCCTTCTTGCTCGGTTAAACTTTTTGATTATTTATCTAGGAACGTAATTGAATTAATTCATCAAGAGCCAATGGATACAACAGTAATATGGACTGATCCTCCGAGGCGAATGGTTTGTCTTGAGCCTTGGACAAGCCCAAGGAATTCACTGGTGACTGGAGATAGAAAACTTGAAATTAAATCCGAGGAATATATAGAATTATTTACCACTTTTAAGTATGATTCTTTTTAG
- a CDS encoding alpha/beta fold hydrolase, protein MVSSVVEKNLSDWKFLGHSVHSLSIIPEAHNSQTDEEKGPAILLIHGFGASTTHWRHNLPVLGKEYEVHALDLLGFGKSSKPRGLAYGGPLWKDQIVAYVKENIGRPTILVGNSLGGYAALASGAALGSEAAGVVLLNAAGYFSEDKKPTKGFWATARKTVAGIFLKNALLQRIIFENLRQPSTIKRTLNQVYIDSSNVDDELVEAIRKPSLDSGAFNVFKSVFDPAGPQGRPLDELFAQLKSPLLLLWGNRDPWMNAPGKRATYKKHTPENTKEVILDAGHCPHDEVPDQVNSALLEWINQL, encoded by the coding sequence ATGGTTTCCTCAGTTGTAGAAAAAAATCTTTCTGATTGGAAATTCTTAGGTCATTCTGTGCATAGTTTGAGCATTATTCCTGAAGCTCATAACAGCCAGACCGATGAAGAAAAAGGGCCAGCAATTCTATTAATCCATGGCTTTGGTGCCTCTACTACGCATTGGAGGCACAACTTACCAGTACTTGGAAAGGAGTATGAAGTTCACGCCTTAGATCTTCTTGGATTTGGTAAAAGCTCTAAACCTCGTGGTCTTGCTTATGGAGGCCCACTTTGGAAAGATCAAATAGTCGCTTACGTTAAAGAAAATATTGGGAGACCAACAATACTTGTAGGCAACTCACTGGGGGGATATGCCGCGCTTGCTAGTGGAGCTGCTTTAGGTTCTGAGGCGGCGGGCGTGGTTTTATTAAATGCTGCTGGTTATTTTAGCGAAGATAAGAAACCAACGAAAGGCTTTTGGGCTACAGCTAGAAAGACTGTTGCTGGTATCTTTCTCAAAAATGCTTTATTGCAAAGAATAATTTTTGAAAACCTTAGACAGCCCTCAACAATTAAACGTACTTTAAACCAAGTTTATATTGATTCATCAAATGTTGATGATGAACTAGTAGAAGCGATCCGAAAACCATCTTTGGATTCTGGTGCTTTTAACGTCTTCAAAAGTGTTTTTGATCCTGCAGGACCTCAGGGAAGACCACTCGATGAGTTGTTCGCTCAGTTAAAGTCACCATTGCTATTGCTCTGGGGTAATAGAGATCCTTGGATGAATGCACCTGGTAAAAGGGCTACTTACAAAAAACACACACCTGAAAATACAAAAGAAGTTATTTTGGATGCTGGCCATTGTCCACATGATGAAGTTCCCGATCAGGTTAATTCTGCTCTTTTAGAATGGATTAATCAGCTTTAA
- a CDS encoding phycoerythrobilin:ferredoxin oxidoreductase, whose translation MQSNRNNSLDPISMSNWRWSYFLDKTIKKFSMFQPKPYPIENNFLFKESFFGSSSNPKKVILETWGLKTEKIRQARCACLQAGEITSVMNLVISPFNNYDLPFFGADFVTLPNGHLIALDLQPALKDDMVHTQYFLGKLKSIHAHWQSKLPSGGNIPLEAKQYFSPGFLWSRIPKGTEGDQLISQIIKPAFDDYLTFFLDLIVNSKRISIERSSKVLNGQKKYMRYRAEKDPARGMLRGFFGNEWTESYINNILFDLQ comes from the coding sequence ATGCAAAGTAATCGAAATAATAGTCTTGACCCTATTTCAATGAGTAATTGGCGTTGGTCTTATTTCTTAGATAAAACTATAAAGAAGTTTTCTATGTTTCAACCTAAACCGTATCCGATAGAGAATAATTTTCTTTTTAAAGAATCTTTCTTTGGTTCAAGTTCTAATCCTAAAAAAGTGATTTTGGAAACGTGGGGTCTAAAGACGGAAAAAATACGACAGGCTAGATGCGCTTGCCTGCAAGCCGGTGAAATTACGTCGGTTATGAATTTGGTAATTTCACCTTTCAATAATTATGATTTACCTTTTTTTGGAGCTGATTTTGTAACACTTCCAAATGGACATCTTATTGCTTTAGATCTTCAACCTGCATTAAAAGATGATATGGTTCATACTCAATATTTTTTAGGAAAGTTAAAATCTATACACGCTCATTGGCAATCTAAACTTCCCTCAGGAGGAAATATCCCATTGGAGGCTAAACAATATTTTTCTCCAGGTTTTCTTTGGTCTAGAATTCCTAAAGGTACAGAGGGTGATCAATTAATTAGTCAGATAATTAAACCAGCTTTTGATGATTATTTGACTTTTTTTTTGGATTTAATTGTTAATTCAAAAAGGATATCAATAGAAAGATCTTCAAAGGTTCTAAATGGTCAGAAAAAATATATGAGATATCGAGCTGAAAAAGATCCTGCAAGAGGAATGTTACGAGGCTTCTTTGGGAATGAATGGACTGAAAGTTATATAAATAATATTCTTTTTGACCTACAATAA
- a CDS encoding NADP-dependent isocitrate dehydrogenase: protein MENFEKLIAPSAGQKITFVDGNPVVPNHPIIPFIRGDGTGIDIWPATQLVIDKAIEKAYGNNRSIEWFKIYAGDEACDLYGTYQYLPNDTLEAIRTYGLAIKGPLTTPVGGGIRSLNVSLRQIFDLYSCVRPCKYYEGTPSPHKKPQDLDVIVYRENTEDIYMGIEWESDDPECIKLIDQLNNEIIPASQKLKNRKIPNGAGIGIKPVSKSGSQRHIRRAIQHALKLKGSKRHVTLVHKGNIMKFTEGAFRDWGYELATTEFRNECITERESWILENLEKNPRISYEENAELIDPGFSSLTKEKKKAICDEVRSVLSNIGSSHGNGKWKDMVMVDDRIADSIFQQIQTRPQEYSILATLNLNGDYISDAAAAIVGGLGMAPGANIGDTAAIFEATHGTAPKHAGLDRINPGSVILSGVMMLEYLGWNEAAKLITNGLSKSISDKKVTYDLARLMEPRVEPLSCSDFAKSIVERF from the coding sequence ATGGAAAATTTTGAAAAGCTCATTGCTCCATCAGCAGGCCAAAAAATTACTTTTGTTGATGGAAACCCAGTAGTCCCAAACCATCCAATTATTCCATTTATCAGAGGTGATGGAACAGGAATAGATATTTGGCCCGCTACACAATTAGTAATCGATAAAGCTATTGAAAAAGCTTATGGAAACAATCGATCCATTGAATGGTTCAAAATCTATGCAGGTGATGAAGCTTGCGACTTATATGGAACTTATCAATACTTACCAAACGACACTCTTGAGGCGATAAGAACTTACGGGTTAGCTATAAAAGGACCTTTAACCACACCTGTAGGGGGAGGGATTAGATCTTTAAACGTATCTCTAAGACAGATTTTTGATTTATATTCATGCGTTAGACCTTGCAAATATTACGAAGGGACTCCAAGCCCTCATAAAAAGCCGCAAGATTTAGATGTAATTGTTTATCGAGAAAATACCGAAGATATTTATATGGGCATTGAATGGGAATCTGATGATCCCGAATGCATCAAATTGATTGATCAACTCAATAATGAAATAATTCCAGCCAGCCAAAAACTAAAAAACAGGAAAATTCCTAACGGAGCAGGAATAGGAATTAAACCGGTTAGCAAAAGTGGAAGTCAAAGACATATAAGACGTGCTATTCAACATGCACTCAAGCTTAAGGGGAGCAAAAGACATGTGACCTTAGTTCATAAGGGAAACATCATGAAATTTACTGAAGGGGCCTTCAGAGATTGGGGATACGAATTAGCAACCACAGAATTCAGGAATGAATGCATAACAGAGAGAGAAAGCTGGATTTTAGAAAACTTAGAAAAAAATCCTCGCATCTCCTATGAAGAGAATGCTGAATTGATTGATCCAGGTTTTTCATCATTAACAAAAGAGAAAAAGAAAGCTATTTGTGATGAAGTTCGTTCAGTCCTATCAAATATTGGAAGTAGTCATGGCAATGGTAAATGGAAGGATATGGTGATGGTTGATGACCGCATAGCAGATAGTATTTTTCAACAAATTCAAACTCGTCCTCAAGAGTATTCCATACTTGCCACTCTCAATCTAAATGGTGATTACATATCAGATGCGGCAGCAGCGATTGTTGGTGGACTAGGGATGGCACCAGGAGCCAATATTGGAGATACGGCGGCTATTTTCGAAGCCACCCATGGAACAGCTCCAAAACATGCAGGCTTGGACAGAATCAATCCAGGTTCAGTAATACTTAGTGGAGTAATGATGCTGGAATATTTAGGTTGGAATGAGGCAGCAAAATTAATTACAAATGGATTGAGCAAGTCTATTTCAGATAAAAAAGTTACTTATGATCTGGCACGATTAATGGAACCACGCGTGGAGCCTCTTAGTTGTAGTGATTTTGCTAAATCAATTGTTGAAAGATTTTAA
- a CDS encoding bifunctional pantoate--beta-alanine ligase/(d)CMP kinase, with product MVQKIFQTNAELKDWLSEQNSAIIFIPTMGGLHPGHQYLIEKAKERKTKTNQIIIVSIFVNPLQFGKDEDFKKYPRNISKDAELAFNAGADAIWAPDYFEVFPEGENSHFKIQVPQTLHNQLCGAQRPGHFDGVATVIIRLIRIIRPKKLILGEKDWQQLIIIRNLFQALSIPVKIESYSTQRDKSGFAYSSRNSYLSDSERLNAQSLPSALKEAKTEFDKKKVINLTKIASILKENNLKIEYLKVVDPFSLKETENINKLCLLAAAVKCGSTRLIDHTFLMQRQPIIAIDGPAGAGKSTVTKAFAKKLGFIYLDTGAMYRAVTWLIISNSIDPSDQSEIKNILKDSKLEFKNSGFVEQKIFINNIDVTEKIRSPQVTSMVSEIAKQQYVRDLLTKQQQFIGDDGGLVAEGRDIGTAVFPDADVKIFLTASPTERAKRRALDLKKRGYEFSSIKDLEQDIKERDKKDSERKIAPLKKAQDAIELVTDGMNIEDVLEELIDIFRSKIPEEVWPTPNPLDNL from the coding sequence GTGGTACAAAAAATCTTCCAAACTAATGCTGAATTAAAAGATTGGCTTAGTGAACAAAATTCAGCAATAATTTTTATCCCTACGATGGGAGGACTCCACCCTGGCCATCAATATTTAATTGAGAAAGCAAAAGAAAGAAAAACCAAAACAAACCAAATTATTATTGTAAGTATTTTTGTAAATCCATTGCAATTTGGAAAGGATGAAGACTTCAAAAAATATCCGAGAAATATAAGCAAAGATGCTGAATTAGCTTTTAATGCTGGTGCAGATGCAATTTGGGCTCCAGATTATTTTGAAGTTTTTCCTGAGGGAGAAAATTCACATTTTAAAATTCAAGTTCCGCAAACATTGCACAATCAATTATGCGGTGCACAGAGACCAGGGCATTTTGATGGAGTAGCAACAGTTATTATTCGTCTCATCAGAATTATCAGGCCAAAGAAATTAATCTTAGGAGAAAAAGATTGGCAACAATTGATTATTATTAGAAACCTGTTTCAAGCACTATCCATACCTGTAAAAATTGAATCCTATTCCACACAAAGAGACAAAAGTGGATTTGCTTATAGTTCAAGGAATTCCTATCTGAGCGATTCTGAAAGATTAAACGCTCAATCATTACCTAGTGCACTTAAAGAAGCAAAAACAGAATTTGATAAAAAGAAAGTAATCAATCTCACAAAAATAGCTTCTATACTTAAAGAAAACAATTTAAAAATTGAATATCTAAAAGTCGTAGATCCATTTTCATTAAAAGAAACAGAAAATATAAATAAACTATGCCTTTTGGCAGCAGCAGTAAAATGTGGTTCTACGAGGCTAATTGATCACACTTTTCTTATGCAACGACAACCAATAATTGCGATTGATGGTCCAGCTGGAGCTGGAAAAAGCACAGTAACCAAAGCATTTGCCAAAAAACTTGGTTTTATTTATTTAGATACCGGTGCAATGTATCGAGCGGTGACTTGGTTAATAATAAGCAATTCGATTGATCCAAGTGATCAATCGGAAATCAAAAATATCTTGAAAGATTCAAAATTAGAATTTAAAAACTCAGGCTTTGTAGAGCAAAAAATATTCATAAATAATATTGACGTAACAGAGAAGATAAGATCACCACAAGTGACATCAATGGTTTCTGAAATTGCAAAACAACAATATGTAAGAGATTTACTCACAAAACAACAACAGTTCATTGGAGATGATGGAGGTTTAGTTGCAGAAGGAAGAGATATTGGCACAGCTGTCTTTCCAGATGCAGATGTAAAAATTTTTCTTACTGCTTCTCCCACAGAAAGAGCAAAAAGAAGAGCTCTTGACTTAAAGAAAAGAGGTTATGAATTCTCCAGCATTAAAGATCTTGAACAAGACATTAAAGAAAGAGATAAAAAAGATAGTGAAAGAAAAATAGCTCCTTTAAAAAAAGCTCAAGATGCTATAGAACTAGTAACAGATGGAATGAATATTGAAGATGTATTAGAAGAACTGATTGATATTTTCAGATCAAAGATTCCAGAAGAAGTCTGGCCAACTCCTAATCCATTAGATAATCTATGA
- a CDS encoding alpha-hydroxy acid oxidase, whose protein sequence is MLGADVSSPGVLNIDDLRSRAKNRLPAMVFNYIDSGADREQTLSQNCNAYNEILFRPRCAVSVPSCDLRISVLDQKFELPFLLGPVGSSRMFYPQGEVVAAREAGKAGTGYTLSTLSGCLLEDVKAATKGPAWYQLYLLGGKEVALKTIARAKEAGFSAIVVTIDTPVSGLRERDMRSGTQQLLSRNPFEMLPYIPQILVKPCWLTQWLSDGGLMSFPNVQLDDGPMGYTAIGPALEQSVVTWEDLQWIREAWGGKIIVKGIHIGDDAKKAAELGVDAIVISNHGARQLDSVAPTIRVLPEILAAVDGKIDVLLDGGIRRGSDVVKALCLGAKGVLIGRAYAYGLAAAGGKGVARAIEILQTDIVRTMKLLGCGSVADLNKSYIQVPESWERFD, encoded by the coding sequence ATGTTAGGAGCAGATGTTTCCTCTCCAGGCGTACTTAATATTGATGACCTCAGGTCTAGAGCTAAAAATCGTCTACCTGCAATGGTTTTTAACTATATAGATAGTGGTGCGGATAGAGAACAAACACTTTCACAAAATTGCAACGCATATAATGAAATTTTATTTAGACCTAGATGTGCAGTTTCTGTTCCATCGTGTGATCTTAGAATATCTGTTTTAGATCAGAAATTTGAACTCCCTTTTTTGTTGGGACCAGTAGGTAGTAGTAGAATGTTCTATCCCCAAGGCGAAGTGGTTGCAGCTAGAGAAGCAGGAAAAGCTGGAACTGGATATACTTTGTCGACTCTTTCAGGTTGTTTATTAGAAGATGTTAAGGCTGCTACAAAAGGCCCAGCTTGGTATCAGCTTTATTTACTAGGTGGTAAAGAAGTCGCGTTGAAAACGATTGCTAGAGCTAAAGAAGCAGGATTCTCCGCAATAGTTGTAACTATTGATACACCAGTCTCTGGCTTAAGGGAAAGGGATATGCGATCAGGAACCCAACAACTTTTATCGAGGAATCCTTTTGAGATGCTTCCTTATATTCCTCAAATATTAGTTAAACCATGCTGGTTGACTCAATGGTTAAGTGATGGAGGCTTAATGAGTTTTCCAAATGTTCAACTTGATGATGGCCCTATGGGATACACGGCAATTGGTCCTGCTTTAGAACAATCAGTTGTTACTTGGGAGGATCTTCAATGGATACGCGAGGCGTGGGGTGGAAAAATTATTGTTAAGGGTATACATATTGGTGATGACGCAAAAAAAGCGGCAGAGCTAGGTGTTGATGCGATCGTTATTTCTAATCATGGAGCTAGGCAACTTGATAGCGTTGCTCCCACCATACGAGTTTTGCCTGAAATTTTAGCTGCTGTTGATGGGAAAATAGATGTTTTGCTAGATGGAGGTATTCGAAGAGGTAGTGATGTCGTTAAAGCATTATGTCTTGGCGCGAAAGGAGTTTTGATAGGTAGGGCCTATGCGTATGGACTTGCTGCTGCAGGAGGGAAAGGCGTTGCCAGAGCTATAGAAATTCTTCAAACAGATATAGTGAGAACTATGAAACTATTGGGATGTGGATCTGTTGCCGATTTAAATAAATCTTACATTCAAGTTCCTGAAAGTTGGGAGAGATTCGATTAG